A section of the Acanthochromis polyacanthus isolate Apoly-LR-REF ecotype Palm Island chromosome 1, KAUST_Apoly_ChrSc, whole genome shotgun sequence genome encodes:
- the LOC127534530 gene encoding UDP-3-O-acylglucosamine N-acyltransferase-like isoform X28 produces MFFLLTIKLQNVQVVLFCGLDGILIFELMGRDKGEAGREVDAGAEVAAGAEVAVGAEVAAGAEVAVGAVVAVGAEVAAGAEVAAGAVVAVGAEVAVGAEVAAGAEVAAGAEVAVGAEVAVGAEVAAGAVVAAGAEVAAGAEVAAGAEVAVGAEVAAGAEVAVGAEVAVGAEVAAGAEVAVGAEVAAGAEVAAGAEVAVGAEVAVGAEVAAGAEVAAGAEVAVGAEVAVGAEVAAGAEVAVGAEVAVGAEVAVGAEVAAGAEVAAGAEVAVGAEVAAGAEVAVGAEVAAGAEVAVGAVVAVGAEVAAGAEVAVGAEVAAGAEVAAGAEVAAGAEVAAGAEVAVGAVVAVGAEVAAGAEVAAGAEVAAGAEVAAGAEVAAGAEVAAGAEVAVGAEVAVGAEVAAGAEVAAGAEVAVGAEVAVGAEVAVGAEVAAGAEVAAGAEVAVGAEVAAGAEVAAGAEVAVGAEVAVGAEVAVGAEVTAEANIFHLKNGRSEITFI; encoded by the exons atgttctttttgctaACAATTAAATTGCAAAATGTGCAAGTTGTTTTATTCTGTGGCCTTGACGGTATTTTAATATTTGAGCTAATGGGGAGAGACAAAGGGGAAGCTGGTAGAGAGGTGGACGCAGGAGCAGAGGTGGCAGCAGGAGCAGAGGTTGCAGTAGGAGCAGAGGttgcagcaggagcagaggtGGCAGTAGGAGCAGTGGTTGCAGTAGGAGCAGAGGttgcagcaggagcagaggtTGCAGCAGGAGCAGTGGTTGCAGTAGGAGCAGAG GTTGCAGTAGGAGCAGAGGttgcagcaggagcagaggtGGCAGCAGGAGCAGAGGTTGCAGTAGGAGCAGAGGTTGCAGTAGGAGCAGAGGTGGCAGCAGGAGCAGTGGttgcagcaggagcagaggttgcagcaggagcagaggtGGCAGCAGGAGCAGAGGTTGCAGTAGGAGCAGAGGTGGCAGCAGGAGCAGAGGTTGCAGTAGGAGCAGAGGTTGCAGTAGGAGCAGAG gttgcagcaggagcagaggtTGCAGTAGGAGCAGAGGttgcagcaggagcagaggtGGCAGCAGGAGCAGAGGTTGCAGTAGGTGCAGAGGTTGCAGTAGGAGCAGAGGTGGCAGCAGGAGCAGAGGTGGCAGCAGGAGCAGAGGTTGCAGTAGGTGCAGAGGTTGCAGTAGGAGCAGAGGTGGCAGCAGGAGCAGAG GTTGCAGTAGGAGCAGAGGTGGCAGTAGGAGCAGAGGTGGCAGTAGGAGCAGAGGttgcagcaggagcagaggtGGCAGCAGGAGCAGAGGTGGCAGTAGGAGCAGAGGttgcagcaggagcagaggtTGCAGTAGGAGCAGAGGttgcagcaggagcagaggtTGCAGTAGGAGCAGTGGTTGCAGTAGGAGCAGAGGttgcagcaggagcagaggtGGCAGTAGGAGCAGAGGTGGCAGCAGGAGCAGAGGttgcagcaggagcagaggttgcagcaggagcagaggttgcagcaggagcagaggtTGCAGTAGGAGCAGTGGTTGCAGTAGGAGCAGAGGttgcagcaggagcagaggttgcagcaggagcagaggtggcagcaggagcagaggttgcagcaggagcagaggtggcagcaggagcagaggttgcagcaggagcagaggtTGCAGTAGGAGCAGAGGTGGCAGTAGGAGCAGAGGTGGCAGCAGGAGCAGAGGttgcagcaggagcagaggtTGCAGTAGGAGCAGAGGTGGCAGTAGGAGCAGAGGTTGCAGTAGGAGCAGAGGttgcagcaggagcagaggtGGCAGCAGGAGCAGAGGTTGCAGTAGGAGCAGAGGttgcagcaggagcagaggttgcagcaggagcagag gtTGCAGTAGGAGCAGAGGTTGCAGTAGGAGCAGAGGTTGCAGTAGGAGCAGAAGTCACTGCTGAGGCAAACATATTTCATCTTAAAAATGGAAGAagtgaaattacatttatttag
- the LOC127534530 gene encoding UDP-3-O-acylglucosamine N-acyltransferase-like isoform X35 — MFFLLTIKLQNVQVVLFCGLDGILIFELMGRDKGEAGREVDAGAEVAAGAEVAVGAEVAAGAEVAVGAVVAVGAEVAAGAEVAAGAVVAVGAEVAVGAEVAAGAEVAAGAEVAAGAEVAAGAEVAAGAEVAVGAEVAVGAEVAAGAEVAAGAEVAAGAEVAAGAEVAVGAEVAAGAEVAAGAEVAVGAEVAVGAEVAAGAEVAAGAEVAVGAEVAVGAEVAAGAEVAVGAEVAVGAEVAVGAEVAAGAEVAAGAEVAVGAEVAAGAEVAVGAEVAAGAEVAVGAVVAVGAEVAAGAEVAVGAEVAAGAEVAAGAEVAAGAEVAAGAEVAVGAVVAVGAEVAAGAEVAAGAEVAAGAEVAAGAEVAAGAEVAAGAEVAVGAEVAVGAEVAAGAEVAAGAEVAVGAEVAVGAEVAVGAEVAAGAEVAAGAEVAVGAEVAAGAEVAAGAEVAVGAEVAVGAEVAVGAEVTAEANIFHLKNGRSEITFI; from the exons atgttctttttgctaACAATTAAATTGCAAAATGTGCAAGTTGTTTTATTCTGTGGCCTTGACGGTATTTTAATATTTGAGCTAATGGGGAGAGACAAAGGGGAAGCTGGTAGAGAGGTGGACGCAGGAGCAGAGGTGGCAGCAGGAGCAGAGGTTGCAGTAGGAGCAGAGGttgcagcaggagcagaggtGGCAGTAGGAGCAGTGGTTGCAGTAGGAGCAGAGGttgcagcaggagcagaggtTGCAGCAGGAGCAGTGGTTGCAGTAGGAGCAGAG GTTGCAGTAGGAGCAGAGGttgcagcaggagcagag GTGGCAGCAGGAGCAGAGGttgcagcaggagcagaggttgcagcaggagcagaggtGGCAGCAGGAGCAGAGGTTGCAGTAGGTGCAGAGGTTGCAGTAGGAGCAGAGGTGGCAGCAGGAGCAGAGGTGGCAGCAGGAGCAGAGGttgcagcaggagcagaggttgcagcaggagcagaggtTGCAGTAGGAGCAGAGGttgcagcaggagcagaggtGGCAGCAGGAGCAGAGGTTGCAGTAGGTGCAGAGGTTGCAGTAGGAGCAGAGGTGGCAGCAGGAGCAGAGGTGGCAGCAGGAGCAGAGGTTGCAGTAGGTGCAGAGGTTGCAGTAGGAGCAGAGGTGGCAGCAGGAGCAGAG GTTGCAGTAGGAGCAGAGGTGGCAGTAGGAGCAGAGGTGGCAGTAGGAGCAGAGGttgcagcaggagcagaggtGGCAGCAGGAGCAGAGGTGGCAGTAGGAGCAGAGGttgcagcaggagcagaggtTGCAGTAGGAGCAGAGGttgcagcaggagcagaggtTGCAGTAGGAGCAGTGGTTGCAGTAGGAGCAGAGGttgcagcaggagcagaggtGGCAGTAGGAGCAGAGGTGGCAGCAGGAGCAGAGGttgcagcaggagcagaggttgcagcaggagcagaggttgcagcaggagcagaggtTGCAGTAGGAGCAGTGGTTGCAGTAGGAGCAGAGGttgcagcaggagcagaggttgcagcaggagcagaggtggcagcaggagcagaggttgcagcaggagcagaggtggcagcaggagcagaggttgcagcaggagcagaggtTGCAGTAGGAGCAGAGGTGGCAGTAGGAGCAGAGGTGGCAGCAGGAGCAGAGGttgcagcaggagcagaggtTGCAGTAGGAGCAGAGGTGGCAGTAGGAGCAGAGGTTGCAGTAGGAGCAGAGGttgcagcaggagcagaggtGGCAGCAGGAGCAGAGGTTGCAGTAGGAGCAGAGGttgcagcaggagcagaggttgcagcaggagcagag gtTGCAGTAGGAGCAGAGGTTGCAGTAGGAGCAGAGGTTGCAGTAGGAGCAGAAGTCACTGCTGAGGCAAACATATTTCATCTTAAAAATGGAAGAagtgaaattacatttatttag
- the LOC127534530 gene encoding UDP-3-O-acylglucosamine N-acyltransferase-like isoform X13, which translates to MFFLLTIKLQNVQVVLFCGLDGILIFELMGRDKGEAGREVDAGAEVAAGAEVAVGAEVDAGAEVAAGAEVAVGAEVAAGAEVAAGAEVAVGAEVAVGAEVAAGAVVAAGAEVAAGAEVAAGAEVAVGAEVAAGAEVAVGAEVAVGAEVAAGAEVAAGAEVAAGAEVAAGAEVAVGAEVAVGAEVAAGAEVAAGAEVAAGAEVAAGAEVAVGAEVAAGAEVAAGAEVAVGAEVAVGAEVAAGAEVAAGAEVAVGAEVAVGAEVAAGAEVAVGAEVAVGAEVAVGAEVAAGAEVAAGAEVAVGAEVAAGAEVAVGAEVAAGAEVAVGAVVAVGAEVAAGAEVAVGAEVAAGAEVAAGAEVAAGAEVAAGAEVAVGAVVAVGAEVAAGAEVAAGAEVAAGAEVAAGAEVAAGAEVAAGAEVAVGAEVAVGAEVAAGAEVAAGAEVAVGAEVAVGAEVAVGAEVAAGAEVAAGAEVAVGAEVAAGAEVAAGAEVAVGAEVAVGAEVAVGAEVTAEANIFHLKNGRSEITFI; encoded by the exons atgttctttttgctaACAATTAAATTGCAAAATGTGCAAGTTGTTTTATTCTGTGGCCTTGACGGTATTTTAATATTTGAGCTAATGGGGAGAGACAAAGGGGAAGCTGGTAGAGAG GTGGATGCAGGAGCAGAGGTGGCAGCAGGAGCAGAGGTTGCAGTAGGAGCAGAGGTGGATGCAGGAGCAGAGGTGGCAGCAGGAGCAGAGGTTGCAGTAGGAGCAGAGGttgcagcaggagcagaggtGGCAGCAGGAGCAGAGGTTGCAGTAGGAGCAGAGGTTGCAGTAGGAGCAGAGGTGGCAGCAGGAGCAGTGGttgcagcaggagcagaggttgcagcaggagcagaggtGGCAGCAGGAGCAGAGGTTGCAGTAGGAGCAGAGGTGGCAGCAGGAGCAGAGGTTGCAGTAGGAGCAGAGGTTGCAGTAGGAGCAGAGGTGGCAGCAGGAGCAGAGGttgcagcaggagcagaggttgcagcaggagcagaggtGGCAGCAGGAGCAGAGGTTGCAGTAGGTGCAGAGGTTGCAGTAGGAGCAGAGGTGGCAGCAGGAGCAGAGGTGGCAGCAGGAGCAGAGGttgcagcaggagcagaggttgcagcaggagcagaggtTGCAGTAGGAGCAGAGGttgcagcaggagcagaggtGGCAGCAGGAGCAGAGGTTGCAGTAGGTGCAGAGGTTGCAGTAGGAGCAGAGGTGGCAGCAGGAGCAGAGGTGGCAGCAGGAGCAGAGGTTGCAGTAGGTGCAGAGGTTGCAGTAGGAGCAGAGGTGGCAGCAGGAGCAGAG GTTGCAGTAGGAGCAGAGGTGGCAGTAGGAGCAGAGGTGGCAGTAGGAGCAGAGGttgcagcaggagcagaggtGGCAGCAGGAGCAGAGGTGGCAGTAGGAGCAGAGGttgcagcaggagcagaggtTGCAGTAGGAGCAGAGGttgcagcaggagcagaggtTGCAGTAGGAGCAGTGGTTGCAGTAGGAGCAGAGGttgcagcaggagcagaggtGGCAGTAGGAGCAGAGGTGGCAGCAGGAGCAGAGGttgcagcaggagcagaggttgcagcaggagcagaggttgcagcaggagcagaggtTGCAGTAGGAGCAGTGGTTGCAGTAGGAGCAGAGGttgcagcaggagcagaggttgcagcaggagcagaggtggcagcaggagcagaggttgcagcaggagcagaggtggcagcaggagcagaggttgcagcaggagcagaggtTGCAGTAGGAGCAGAGGTGGCAGTAGGAGCAGAGGTGGCAGCAGGAGCAGAGGttgcagcaggagcagaggtTGCAGTAGGAGCAGAGGTGGCAGTAGGAGCAGAGGTTGCAGTAGGAGCAGAGGttgcagcaggagcagaggtGGCAGCAGGAGCAGAGGTTGCAGTAGGAGCAGAGGttgcagcaggagcagaggttgcagcaggagcagag gtTGCAGTAGGAGCAGAGGTTGCAGTAGGAGCAGAGGTTGCAGTAGGAGCAGAAGTCACTGCTGAGGCAAACATATTTCATCTTAAAAATGGAAGAagtgaaattacatttatttag
- the LOC127534530 gene encoding UDP-3-O-acylglucosamine N-acyltransferase-like isoform X43, whose amino-acid sequence MFFLLTIKLQNVQVVLFCGLDGILIFELMGRDKGEAGREVDAGAEVAAGAEVAVGAEVAAGAEVAVGAVVAVGAEVAAGAEVAAGAVVAVGAEVAVGAEVAAGAEVAAGAEVAVGAEVAVGAEVAAGAVVAAGAEVAAGAEVAAGAEVAVGAEVAAGAEVAVGAEVAVGAEVAAGAEVAAGAEVAAGAEVAAGAEVAVGAEVAVGAEVAAGAEVAAGAEVAAGAEVAAGAEVAVGAEVAAGAEVAAGAEVAVGAEVAVGAEVAAGAEVAAGAEVAVGAEVAVGAEVAAGAEVAVGAEVAVGAEVAVGAEVAAGAEVAAGAEVAVGAEVAAGAEVAVGAEVAAGAEVAVGAVVAVGAEVAAGAEVAVGAEVAAGAEVAAGAEVAAGAEVAVGAEVAVGAEVAAGAEVAAGAEVAVGAEVAAGAEVAAGAEVAVGAEVAVGAEVAVGAEVTAEANIFHLKNGRSEITFI is encoded by the exons atgttctttttgctaACAATTAAATTGCAAAATGTGCAAGTTGTTTTATTCTGTGGCCTTGACGGTATTTTAATATTTGAGCTAATGGGGAGAGACAAAGGGGAAGCTGGTAGAGAGGTGGACGCAGGAGCAGAGGTGGCAGCAGGAGCAGAGGTTGCAGTAGGAGCAGAGGttgcagcaggagcagaggtGGCAGTAGGAGCAGTGGTTGCAGTAGGAGCAGAGGttgcagcaggagcagaggtTGCAGCAGGAGCAGTGGTTGCAGTAGGAGCAGAG GTTGCAGTAGGAGCAGAGGttgcagcaggagcagaggtGGCAGCAGGAGCAGAGGTTGCAGTAGGAGCAGAGGTTGCAGTAGGAGCAGAGGTGGCAGCAGGAGCAGTGGttgcagcaggagcagaggttgcagcaggagcagaggtGGCAGCAGGAGCAGAGGTTGCAGTAGGAGCAGAGGTGGCAGCAGGAGCAGAGGTTGCAGTAGGAGCAGAGGTTGCAGTAGGAGCAGAGGTGGCAGCAGGAGCAGAGGttgcagcaggagcagaggttgcagcaggagcagaggtGGCAGCAGGAGCAGAGGTTGCAGTAGGTGCAGAGGTTGCAGTAGGAGCAGAGGTGGCAGCAGGAGCAGAGGTGGCAGCAGGAGCAGAGGttgcagcaggagcagaggttgcagcaggagcagaggtTGCAGTAGGAGCAGAGGttgcagcaggagcagaggtGGCAGCAGGAGCAGAGGTTGCAGTAGGTGCAGAGGTTGCAGTAGGAGCAGAGGTGGCAGCAGGAGCAGAGGTGGCAGCAGGAGCAGAGGTTGCAGTAGGTGCAGAGGTTGCAGTAGGAGCAGAGGTGGCAGCAGGAGCAGAG GTTGCAGTAGGAGCAGAGGTGGCAGTAGGAGCAGAGGTGGCAGTAGGAGCAGAGGttgcagcaggagcagaggtGGCAGCAGGAGCAGAGGTGGCAGTAGGAGCAGAGGttgcagcaggagcagaggtTGCAGTAGGAGCAGAGGttgcagcaggagcagaggtTGCAGTAGGAGCAGTGGTTGCAGTAGGAGCAGAGGttgcagcaggagcagaggtGGCAGTAGGAGCAGAGGTGGCAGCAGGAGCAGAGGttgcagcaggagcagaggttgcagcaggagcagag GTGGCAGTAGGAGCAGAGGTTGCAGTAGGAGCAGAGGttgcagcaggagcagaggtGGCAGCAGGAGCAGAGGTTGCAGTAGGAGCAGAGGttgcagcaggagcagaggttgcagcaggagcagag gtTGCAGTAGGAGCAGAGGTTGCAGTAGGAGCAGAGGTTGCAGTAGGAGCAGAAGTCACTGCTGAGGCAAACATATTTCATCTTAAAAATGGAAGAagtgaaattacatttatttag
- the LOC127534530 gene encoding UDP-3-O-acylglucosamine N-acyltransferase-like isoform X22 produces the protein MFFLLTIKLQNVQVVLFCGLDGILIFELMGRDKGEAGREVDAGAEVAAGAEVAVGAEVAAGAEVAAGAEVAVGAEVAVGAEVAAGAVVAAGAEVAAGAEVAAGAEVAVGAEVAAGAEVAVGAEVAVGAEVAAGAEVAAGAEVAAGAEVAAGAEVAVGAEVAVGAEVAAGAEVAAGAEVAAGAEVAAGAEVAVGAEVAAGAEVAAGAEVAVGAEVAVGAEVAAGAEVAAGAEVAVGAEVAVGAEVAAGAEVAVGAEVAVGAEVAVGAEVAAGAEVAAGAEVAVGAEVAAGAEVAVGAEVAAGAEVAVGAVVAVGAEVAAGAEVAVGAEVAAGAEVAAGAEVAAGAEVAAGAEVAVGAVVAVGAEVAAGAEVAAGAEVAAGAEVAAGAEVAAGAEVAAGAEVAVGAEVAVGAEVAAGAEVAAGAEVAVGAEVAVGAEVAVGAEVAAGAEVAAGAEVAVGAEVAAGAEVAAGAEVAVGAEVAVGAEVAVGAEVTAEANIFHLKNGRSEITFI, from the exons atgttctttttgctaACAATTAAATTGCAAAATGTGCAAGTTGTTTTATTCTGTGGCCTTGACGGTATTTTAATATTTGAGCTAATGGGGAGAGACAAAGGGGAAGCTGGTAGAGAG GTGGATGCAGGAGCAGAGGTGGCAGCAGGAGCAGAGGTTGCAGTAGGAGCAGAGGttgcagcaggagcagaggtGGCAGCAGGAGCAGAGGTTGCAGTAGGAGCAGAGGTTGCAGTAGGAGCAGAGGTGGCAGCAGGAGCAGTGGttgcagcaggagcagaggttgcagcaggagcagaggtGGCAGCAGGAGCAGAGGTTGCAGTAGGAGCAGAGGTGGCAGCAGGAGCAGAGGTTGCAGTAGGAGCAGAGGTTGCAGTAGGAGCAGAGGTGGCAGCAGGAGCAGAGGttgcagcaggagcagaggttgcagcaggagcagaggtGGCAGCAGGAGCAGAGGTTGCAGTAGGTGCAGAGGTTGCAGTAGGAGCAGAGGTGGCAGCAGGAGCAGAGGTGGCAGCAGGAGCAGAGGttgcagcaggagcagaggttgcagcaggagcagaggtTGCAGTAGGAGCAGAGGttgcagcaggagcagaggtGGCAGCAGGAGCAGAGGTTGCAGTAGGTGCAGAGGTTGCAGTAGGAGCAGAGGTGGCAGCAGGAGCAGAGGTGGCAGCAGGAGCAGAGGTTGCAGTAGGTGCAGAGGTTGCAGTAGGAGCAGAGGTGGCAGCAGGAGCAGAG GTTGCAGTAGGAGCAGAGGTGGCAGTAGGAGCAGAGGTGGCAGTAGGAGCAGAGGttgcagcaggagcagaggtGGCAGCAGGAGCAGAGGTGGCAGTAGGAGCAGAGGttgcagcaggagcagaggtTGCAGTAGGAGCAGAGGttgcagcaggagcagaggtTGCAGTAGGAGCAGTGGTTGCAGTAGGAGCAGAGGttgcagcaggagcagaggtGGCAGTAGGAGCAGAGGTGGCAGCAGGAGCAGAGGttgcagcaggagcagaggttgcagcaggagcagaggttgcagcaggagcagaggtTGCAGTAGGAGCAGTGGTTGCAGTAGGAGCAGAGGttgcagcaggagcagaggttgcagcaggagcagaggtggcagcaggagcagaggttgcagcaggagcagaggtggcagcaggagcagaggttgcagcaggagcagaggtTGCAGTAGGAGCAGAGGTGGCAGTAGGAGCAGAGGTGGCAGCAGGAGCAGAGGttgcagcaggagcagaggtTGCAGTAGGAGCAGAGGTGGCAGTAGGAGCAGAGGTTGCAGTAGGAGCAGAGGttgcagcaggagcagaggtGGCAGCAGGAGCAGAGGTTGCAGTAGGAGCAGAGGttgcagcaggagcagaggttgcagcaggagcagag gtTGCAGTAGGAGCAGAGGTTGCAGTAGGAGCAGAGGTTGCAGTAGGAGCAGAAGTCACTGCTGAGGCAAACATATTTCATCTTAAAAATGGAAGAagtgaaattacatttatttag
- the LOC127534530 gene encoding uncharacterized protein LOC127534530 isoform X5 has product MFFLLTIKLQNVQVVLFCGLDGILIFELMGRDKGEAGREVDAGAEVAAGAEVAVGAEVAAGAEVAVGAVVAVGAEVAAGAEVAAGAVVAVGAEVAVGAEVAAGAEVAAGAEVAAGAVVAAGAEVAAGAEVAAGAEVAVGAEVAAGAEVAVGAEVAVGAEVAAGAEVAAGAEVAAGAEVAAGAEVAVGAEVAVGAEVAAGAEVAAGAEVAAGAEVAAGAEVAVGAEVAAGAEVAAGAEVAVGAEVAVGAEVAAGAEVAAGAEVAVGAEVAVGAEVAAGAEVAVGAEVAVGAEVAVGAEVAAGAEVAAGAEVAVGAEVAAGAEVAVGAEVAAGAEVAVGAVVAVGAEVAAGAEVAVGAEVAAGAEVAAGAEVAAGAEVAAGAEVAVGAVVAVGAEVAAGAEVAAGAEVAAGAEVAAGAEVAAGAEVAAGAEVAVGAEVAVGAEVAAGAEVAAGAEVAVGAEVAVGAEVAVGAEVAAGAEVAAGAEVAVGAEVAAGAEVAAGAEVAVGAEVAVGAEVAVGAEVTAEANIFHLKNGRSEITFI; this is encoded by the exons atgttctttttgctaACAATTAAATTGCAAAATGTGCAAGTTGTTTTATTCTGTGGCCTTGACGGTATTTTAATATTTGAGCTAATGGGGAGAGACAAAGGGGAAGCTGGTAGAGAGGTGGACGCAGGAGCAGAGGTGGCAGCAGGAGCAGAGGTTGCAGTAGGAGCAGAGGttgcagcaggagcagaggtGGCAGTAGGAGCAGTGGTTGCAGTAGGAGCAGAGGttgcagcaggagcagaggtTGCAGCAGGAGCAGTGGTTGCAGTAGGAGCAGAG GTTGCAGTAGGAGCAGAGGttgcagcaggagcagaggtGGCAGCAGGAGCAGAG GTGGCAGCAGGAGCAGTGGttgcagcaggagcagaggttgcagcaggagcagaggtGGCAGCAGGAGCAGAGGTTGCAGTAGGAGCAGAGGTGGCAGCAGGAGCAGAGGTTGCAGTAGGAGCAGAGGTTGCAGTAGGAGCAGAGGTGGCAGCAGGAGCAGAGGttgcagcaggagcagaggttgcagcaggagcagaggtGGCAGCAGGAGCAGAGGTTGCAGTAGGTGCAGAGGTTGCAGTAGGAGCAGAGGTGGCAGCAGGAGCAGAGGTGGCAGCAGGAGCAGAGGttgcagcaggagcagaggttgcagcaggagcagaggtTGCAGTAGGAGCAGAGGttgcagcaggagcagaggtGGCAGCAGGAGCAGAGGTTGCAGTAGGTGCAGAGGTTGCAGTAGGAGCAGAGGTGGCAGCAGGAGCAGAGGTGGCAGCAGGAGCAGAGGTTGCAGTAGGTGCAGAGGTTGCAGTAGGAGCAGAGGTGGCAGCAGGAGCAGAG GTTGCAGTAGGAGCAGAGGTGGCAGTAGGAGCAGAGGTGGCAGTAGGAGCAGAGGttgcagcaggagcagaggtGGCAGCAGGAGCAGAGGTGGCAGTAGGAGCAGAGGttgcagcaggagcagaggtTGCAGTAGGAGCAGAGGttgcagcaggagcagaggtTGCAGTAGGAGCAGTGGTTGCAGTAGGAGCAGAGGttgcagcaggagcagaggtGGCAGTAGGAGCAGAGGTGGCAGCAGGAGCAGAGGttgcagcaggagcagaggttgcagcaggagcagaggttgcagcaggagcagaggtTGCAGTAGGAGCAGTGGTTGCAGTAGGAGCAGAGGttgcagcaggagcagaggttgcagcaggagcagaggtggcagcaggagcagaggttgcagcaggagcagaggtggcagcaggagcagaggttgcagcaggagcagaggtTGCAGTAGGAGCAGAGGTGGCAGTAGGAGCAGAGGTGGCAGCAGGAGCAGAGGttgcagcaggagcagaggtTGCAGTAGGAGCAGAGGTGGCAGTAGGAGCAGAGGTTGCAGTAGGAGCAGAGGttgcagcaggagcagaggtGGCAGCAGGAGCAGAGGTTGCAGTAGGAGCAGAGGttgcagcaggagcagaggttgcagcaggagcagag gtTGCAGTAGGAGCAGAGGTTGCAGTAGGAGCAGAGGTTGCAGTAGGAGCAGAAGTCACTGCTGAGGCAAACATATTTCATCTTAAAAATGGAAGAagtgaaattacatttatttag
- the LOC127534530 gene encoding UDP-3-O-acylglucosamine N-acyltransferase-like isoform X27, with translation MFFLLTIKLQNVQVVLFCGLDGILIFELMGRDKGEAGREVDAGAEVAAGAEVAVGAEVAAGAEVAVGAVVAVGAEVAAGAEVAAGAVVAVGAEVAVGAEVAAGAEVAAGAEVAVGAEVAVGAEVAAGAVVAAGAEVAAGAEVAAGAEVAVGAEVAAGAEVAVGAEVAVGAEVAAGAEVAAGAEVAAGAEVAAGAEVAVGAEVAVGAEVAAGAEVAAGAEVAAGAEVAAGAEVAVGAEVAAGAEVAAGAEVAVGAEVAVGAEVAAGAEVAAGAEVAVGAEVAVGAEVAAGAEVAVGAEVAVGAEVAVGAEVAAGAEVAAGAEVAVGAEVAAGAEVAAGAEVAAGAEVAVGAVVAVGAEVAAGAEVAAGAEVAAGAEVAAGAEVAAGAEVAAGAEVAVGAEVAVGAEVAAGAEVAAGAEVAVGAEVAVGAEVAVGAEVAAGAEVAAGAEVAVGAEVAAGAEVAAGAEVAVGAEVAVGAEVAVGAEVTAEANIFHLKNGRSEITFI, from the exons atgttctttttgctaACAATTAAATTGCAAAATGTGCAAGTTGTTTTATTCTGTGGCCTTGACGGTATTTTAATATTTGAGCTAATGGGGAGAGACAAAGGGGAAGCTGGTAGAGAGGTGGACGCAGGAGCAGAGGTGGCAGCAGGAGCAGAGGTTGCAGTAGGAGCAGAGGttgcagcaggagcagaggtGGCAGTAGGAGCAGTGGTTGCAGTAGGAGCAGAGGttgcagcaggagcagaggtTGCAGCAGGAGCAGTGGTTGCAGTAGGAGCAGAG GTTGCAGTAGGAGCAGAGGttgcagcaggagcagaggtGGCAGCAGGAGCAGAGGTTGCAGTAGGAGCAGAGGTTGCAGTAGGAGCAGAGGTGGCAGCAGGAGCAGTGGttgcagcaggagcagaggttgcagcaggagcagaggtGGCAGCAGGAGCAGAGGTTGCAGTAGGAGCAGAGGTGGCAGCAGGAGCAGAGGTTGCAGTAGGAGCAGAGGTTGCAGTAGGAGCAGAGGTGGCAGCAGGAGCAGAGGttgcagcaggagcagaggttgcagcaggagcagaggtGGCAGCAGGAGCAGAGGTTGCAGTAGGTGCAGAGGTTGCAGTAGGAGCAGAGGTGGCAGCAGGAGCAGAGGTGGCAGCAGGAGCAGAGGttgcagcaggagcagaggttgcagcaggagcagaggtTGCAGTAGGAGCAGAGGttgcagcaggagcagaggtGGCAGCAGGAGCAGAGGTTGCAGTAGGTGCAGAGGTTGCAGTAGGAGCAGAGGTGGCAGCAGGAGCAGAGGTGGCAGCAGGAGCAGAGGTTGCAGTAGGTGCAGAGGTTGCAGTAGGAGCAGAGGTGGCAGCAGGAGCAGAG GTTGCAGTAGGAGCAGAGGTGGCAGTAGGAGCAGAGGTGGCAGTAGGAGCAGAGGttgcagcaggagcagaggtGGCAGCAGGAGCAGAGGTGGCAGTAGGAGCAGAG GttgcagcaggagcagaggttgcagcaggagcagaggttgcagcaggagcagaggtTGCAGTAGGAGCAGTGGTTGCAGTAGGAGCAGAGGttgcagcaggagcagaggttgcagcaggagcagaggtggcagcaggagcagaggttgcagcaggagcagaggtggcagcaggagcagaggttgcagcaggagcagaggtTGCAGTAGGAGCAGAGGTGGCAGTAGGAGCAGAGGTGGCAGCAGGAGCAGAGGttgcagcaggagcagaggtTGCAGTAGGAGCAGAGGTGGCAGTAGGAGCAGAGGTTGCAGTAGGAGCAGAGGttgcagcaggagcagaggtGGCAGCAGGAGCAGAGGTTGCAGTAGGAGCAGAGGttgcagcaggagcagaggttgcagcaggagcagag gtTGCAGTAGGAGCAGAGGTTGCAGTAGGAGCAGAGGTTGCAGTAGGAGCAGAAGTCACTGCTGAGGCAAACATATTTCATCTTAAAAATGGAAGAagtgaaattacatttatttag